The Bacillota bacterium region GAGTGCCCCAGGTGCCGCCAGTCCCTCATCATCCGTTCATCAGACGTCAGCAACAACCCGGAGGTCATCCGCAGGCTGGGCATCCTGGCTACGAACACTGCCATAGAGGTGGATATATACGGGCACGTGAACGTGTCCCACATCCTGGGCACCCAGGTGGTGAGCGGGATAGGAGGGGGAGCGGAGTTCGCCCGGGAGGGGCTAGTCTCCGCCTTCTTCCTTAGGTCATCGTCCAGGAAGGGCCAGGTCTCAGGGGTCGTGCCCATGGCTTCCCACGTGGACCACACGGAGCATGATGTGGATGTCATAGTCACGGAGCAGGGCCTGGCGGACCTGAGGGGACTTGACCCCAGGGAACGGGCAGCGGCCATCATCGAACACTGCGCCCACCCAGGCTTTAGGCCTGGACTACTGGAGTACCTGGAGGAGGCCGGGAGGGAGGGCGGCCACGAGCCGCATCTCCTGGGGAGGGCCCTGTCCTGGCATGCCAGGCTGAAGGATACCGGCTCCATGAAGACTTGAGAGGGGGGAGGGCTTGGGGTGTTCGACCCAGAGAGGATGGCAAGTCTCAGTAAGGCCATGGCCCAGTGGGACCGGAACACTGCGAGGCTCCTGGAGAAGGCGCCGGAAGCCCGGGAGGAGTTTCTCACGGACTCCCTGATCAGGGTTGACCGGCTCTACACGCCCCTGGACCTCGGGGGGATGGACTACGAGGAGGCCGTGGGTTTCCCCGGTGAGTACCCCTACACAAGGGGGGTCTACCCCACGATGTACAGGGGAAGGGCCTGGACGCCAAGGCAGTACTCGGGATACGCTACTGCCCAGGAGTCCAACAGGCGCTACAAGCACCTCCTGGAGCAGGGGCAGCGAGGCCTGAGCGTTGCCTTCGACCTGCCCACACAGATGGGGTACGATTCAGACCACCCCCTTGCCCTGGGGGAGGTGGGCAGGGTGGGGGTGGCCATTGACTCCGTGGAGGACATGGAGGCGCTCTTTGAGGGGATCCCCATGGACCAGGTAACCGTATCCATGACCATAAACGCCCCGGCGGCGGTGCTCCTGGCGATGTACCTGGTGGCTGCGGAGAGAAAAGGCATTCCCCCCGGGGCCCTGGACGGCACCATACAGAACGACATACTCAAGGAGTACCTGGCCCGGGGTACCTACATATTCCCCGTGGGGCCCTCCATGAGGCTCCTGACGGACACCTTCGCCTACTGCTTTCGTCACGTGCCTAAGTGGAATGTGATAAGCATAGGCGCCTATCACATCAGGGAGGCTGGCTCCACCGCCGTGCAGGAGGTGGCCTTCGCCTTCGCCAACGCCATCGCCTACATCGAGGCAGCCCTGGCGGCGGGCCTGGACATCGACGACTTTGGCCCAAGGATATCGTGGATCTTCAACACCACCAGCAACTTCTTCGAGGAGGTCTCAAAGTACCGGGCCGCCCGGAGGCTTTGGGCCCGGATCATGAGGGAACGCTTCGGTGCCAGGGACCCTCGCTCCATGATGCTCCGGATCCACATCCAGACCGGGGGCTCCATGCTCACCGCCCAGCAGCCCCTGGTGAACCTGATCAGGGGGACCATCCAGGCCCTCGCCTCAGTCCTGGGGGGGACCCAGTCCCTGGCGGTGTCCTCCTATGACGAGGCCCTGTGCATCCCCACGGAGGAGTCCGCAACCCTTTCCCTCAGGGTGCAGCAGGTAATCGCCC contains the following coding sequences:
- a CDS encoding methylmalonyl-CoA mutase family protein encodes the protein MASLSKAMAQWDRNTARLLEKAPEAREEFLTDSLIRVDRLYTPLDLGGMDYEEAVGFPGEYPYTRGVYPTMYRGRAWTPRQYSGYATAQESNRRYKHLLEQGQRGLSVAFDLPTQMGYDSDHPLALGEVGRVGVAIDSVEDMEALFEGIPMDQVTVSMTINAPAAVLLAMYLVAAERKGIPPGALDGTIQNDILKEYLARGTYIFPVGPSMRLLTDTFAYCFRHVPKWNVISIGAYHIREAGSTAVQEVAFAFANAIAYIEAALAAGLDIDDFGPRISWIFNTTSNFFEEVSKYRAARRLWARIMRERFGARDPRSMMLRIHIQTGGSMLTAQQPLVNLIRGTIQALASVLGGTQSLAVSSYDEALCIPTEESATLSLRVQQVIAHESGVADTVDPLGGSYYVEALTNRIEEEAMQYIERIDRMGGAPRAIELGYMQGEIEASAYRYQKEVEAGTRVIVGLNRFRVEEEPRENMPRVDPDVRGLQVLRLTDLKRRRDGARVERVLLALGDAARGYSNLMGPVMEAVRSSATLGEICGVFREVFGEYRPSNPASSLGGAK